The Arachis ipaensis cultivar K30076 chromosome B07, Araip1.1, whole genome shotgun sequence genomic interval CTTGGAATTCCTTGATGAACAGCGTAAAGAATATAGAACCCCGGTGGTGCAAGAAAGAGAGAACATGGAATTttcacatcaaattcaaaagtcaAATTCTCGGAGTGTCTCAATTCTCCATTTTTTAGCTCCAACAACCTCTGATTCATGCTGAACGAGTGAGTGTTAAACGGCGGCGCGTACATTGGCATGGACACCAAATCAGGCGCAACCGTTCCATCTGTGAAGCTGATTCGCATCTTGAAGCTCTGGTTATAAGTGAGATTACTGTAACTCTGATTATTAGGGCTAACAATGGATGGTCTCAGATGCGAGAACTGGGCATCCAAGTACGGTGGCAAAAACTATTCAAATCTCAACTCCGTAGGGAACATCACTCCTTTGAACACGTAATTGCCGTGCGGGTTGCTTCCACCAACAAGAATCCTACCGTCGCGGACCAAGATGGCGGTGGAGTGATACATTCAAGCAATCTTGGACGGATTCAACTTCTCAAACCGGTTTCCGACCGGTTCATTCGGTTTGTAAAGGAAAGGCGCAAAAACCGGGTTCACTGCGTACTCAAAACCGGCTGAGCCTTCGGATGCTCCGTTTATGATCAAAACGTCGCCGTTTGGGAGCGTGATCATGTCGTTCATGGCTCTGCCTCCTGGCATGGTCTCCATGACCCATTCTGGGTCCTGATCTGTGATTTTCATCCGAGCGCATGTGTTCAAGGCAGTGAGAAACGTGCCTTGACCGGCTCGGAAGAAAGCTCCCCTGGTGGTACCACCGCAGATCAGAACCTCATCTTCCAGGGACTCTGCTTCTAGATTCTTGAGGGGAAGCAACACTGCGGAGCCTGTGCTAGGGTAACACCTAGGGTCCCCGCCAGAAATGGTAGGGTAGGTTCTGATTACGGTGTTGTTTCTGTAGTTGAACAAGATGGCGCGGTTGTCGGCGAAGATGAAGAGGTTGCCGTCGACGTTGAGGAAGACGAAAGGGTAGAGGTTGTTCTCTTCTTCGCGGAGTTTGTCAGCGGTGTCCTTCAGAAAAGGCAAGAAGTGAGTTCTAAAATCAGCGGAGGTTTTCTTTGGGAAGAACTCGTAGTTGAACTGAGCTCTTCCTCCGATGATGATCTGGCGTCCACCTGGCAGGACGTGGTTGGTGGCGTACCATCTTCTCACCAGAAGTCTGTTAGGGAGTTCGTTCCAGTTGCAGGTAGGGCAAGGGTGGAATGTCCTTACAACGCGTTCGCCGTCGCTGTCGCCGCCCGTCTGGACAAGTCTTCCGAAGGAATCAACCGAGCCGGAGGAGCACCAGACGTCGGTTTGGACGAAGAGTGGGTGGATGGATTCGACTGAGTGAGCTGTGCAGTCTGTTTTGACGGCCCTCTCGGTTGGTTCATGGCGGCACGTGCCGTTGGGTAAGGATATGTTGGAGAAACCGAAGTCGGTGCGGTCTAAGATGACGACACGGTCGTTGTGAAGAAGCTGCATGTGCATGGCTACAATGCCAATGTTTGGTTGTAGGAGTTGCCATTGTCCCTTTCCTTGAGTTGGAATTGCAACACCATTGACGGTGGCCAAGTGAAGAATATGGAAGAAGACAAAGCTGAGGAAGAGGAGCTTGAGTTGAAGAGTGGACATTTTCCGCTTTCTTTTCTCTGGAGTGAATTGAAGACTGATAGTGAGTGAGTGATGTGATTTATAGTGATTGGATATGAAATATTTTGGAAGCTTttaattcttttctcttttttaggATAAAAACATAAAGTTACGTTGGAAGTGCGTTTTGGGAAATGGCTTCTTGAATTCAATTCAAATAAGTATGTATGTGGCCACTGGCCAGGCTCTCAATCCCTGGTTCTGGactggaattgaaattgaatctaGATAGAGAGAGAATGCTTTTCTTTATGTTAATGGGAAAAAGTGAGGTGCTGTTTAATTTGTCCtattctttattttttgaaataaaatgcGAAGAATTTCAAGTTAAATACTTACCTTGTACTCAAGATATATAACCATGAAAAAATGTCATGTATGATGTAAAGAAATGCTAGTCACTtactatatagtatatacatataactTCAACGAGTGAGAATAAGTTGGACGAAGCAGAGAAATAATTAATGTATGGGCTAAACTAATTATACAAAAAGAAATGTTATATAGTCCACTCTTCACATATCTTTTTgtatatcttttttcttttttNNNNNNNNNNNNNNNNNNNNNNNNNNNNNNNNNNNNNNNNNNNNNNNNNNNNNNNNNNNNNNNNNNNNNNNNNNNNNNNNNNNNNNNNNNNNNNNNNNNNNNNNNNNNNNNNNNNNNNNNNNNNNNNNNNNNNNNNNNNNNNNNNNNNNNNNNNNNNNNNNNNNNNNNNNNNNNNNNNNNNNNNNNNNNNNNNNNNNNNNNNNNNNNNNNNNNNNNNNCAAAAAAAGATATATACAAAAACAATTATAATAAGTGTTTATAAAAAATTAGTGACCAAATCAGCAAccattataaaataaatattaaaaatgagttaaataacATATGTATCTATGTGTTCATATCCTGACCCAACACTAAGGTCCAGGTCCAAGCTAAAGGCCCAATCCAAGGATTGGCCCCCATCCGACACCGACCTTCTCTCAAGAAGTCGGATCTAACCACGACTTGGTATAAGGAAGTCGGGAGTAAAGATTAGTTGGCAGATAACACccatttaaataaataactgcccctaaaatatctcaacccacttccaggagtcatatctcaacttccataagataaagggacggttatcctccttaaaaggtggaactacctcaacggtggttattggttcaccactataaatacactgacactcctcaggtatcactaagttccaatactctctaaaacttgcttagacccttgctgacttaggtatcggagtgtctttgcgggtaccaccccccattctctctTGTGAGTAAGTCGGAAGGAGGCTCCTAGGCGTGAACCCACTCGAAGG includes:
- the LOC107607546 gene encoding LOW QUALITY PROTEIN: aldehyde oxidase GLOX (The sequence of the model RefSeq protein was modified relative to this genomic sequence to represent the inferred CDS: substituted 2 bases at 2 genomic stop codons); translated protein: MSTLQLKLLFLSFVFFHILHLATVNGVAIPTQGKGQWQLLQPNIGIVAMHMQLLHNDRVVILDRTDFGFSNISLPNGTCRHEPTERAVKTDCTAHSVESIHPLFVQTDVWCSSGSVDSFGRLVQTGGDSDGERVVRTFHPCPTCNWNELPNRLLVRRWYATNHVLPGGRQIIIGGRAQFNYEFFPKKTSADFRTHFLPFLKDTADKLREEENNLYPFVFLNVDGNLFIFADNRAILFNYRNNTVIRTYPTISGGDPRCYPSTGSAVLLPLKNLEAESLEDEVLICGGTTRGAFFRAGQGTFLTALNTCARMKITDQDPEWVMETMPGGRAMNDMITLPNGDVLIINGASEGSAGFEYAVNPVFAPFLYKPNEPVGNRFEKLNPSKIAXMYHSTAILVRDGRILVGGSNPHGNYVFKGVMFPTELRFEXFLPPYLDAQFSHLRPSIVSPNNQSYSNLTYNQSFKMRISFTDGTVAPDLVSMPMYAPPFNTHSFSMNQRLLELKNGELRHSENLTFEFDVKIPCSLFLAPPGFYILYAVHQGIPSEGIWIRLI